A section of the Flaviflexus equikiangi genome encodes:
- a CDS encoding mannose-1-phosphate guanylyltransferase: protein MTFVAIVPAGGAGTRLWPLSRRSHPKFLIDMTGAGRTLIQATADRLAGLADDLIVVTGAAHAAAVADQLDLDERSLVVEPAPRGTMPAIGLVAAIVEQRYGGDAIVGSFAADHLISDTNAFGEAVRRAIAAAERDLVVTIGITPTSPDTGFGYIHQGAATEVDGVSSVSEFMEKPDLETASRYVESGEYLWNAGMFIAKTRVLLDALARFEPDLASDLRAIARSWDGPGRDSALGLWDGLKDSVIDRVIAEPLAAEGGVATVPASMGWSDIGGYLALSEHLDDPSGGISAGGTAQSIVLSDAPDSVVYVHDRPIVIHGIPGAVVVDTGDVILLTRKEASSGLGGVVSALPGDIQHLR, encoded by the coding sequence ATGACGTTCGTCGCCATCGTTCCCGCGGGAGGTGCCGGCACGCGTCTGTGGCCGCTGTCGCGGCGCTCCCACCCGAAGTTTCTTATCGACATGACGGGGGCGGGCAGGACTCTCATCCAGGCCACGGCTGATCGTCTCGCTGGCCTCGCCGATGATCTCATCGTCGTCACCGGCGCCGCCCATGCGGCCGCGGTTGCCGACCAGCTCGACCTGGATGAAAGGTCGCTCGTCGTCGAGCCGGCACCTCGAGGGACGATGCCGGCGATCGGCCTCGTGGCAGCGATCGTCGAACAGCGATATGGGGGAGATGCGATTGTTGGATCCTTCGCCGCTGACCATCTCATCTCAGACACGAACGCATTCGGCGAGGCGGTCCGCCGTGCGATTGCCGCCGCGGAGCGAGATCTCGTCGTCACCATCGGCATCACCCCCACCTCGCCCGATACTGGATTCGGCTATATCCACCAGGGAGCCGCCACCGAGGTGGACGGCGTGTCCAGCGTGAGCGAGTTCATGGAGAAGCCCGACCTCGAGACCGCGTCCAGATACGTGGAATCGGGGGAGTACCTGTGGAACGCGGGCATGTTTATCGCCAAGACTCGTGTCCTCCTCGATGCTTTGGCACGTTTCGAGCCGGATCTCGCCTCCGATCTGCGCGCTATCGCCCGCTCGTGGGACGGCCCCGGCAGAGACAGCGCCCTGGGACTCTGGGACGGACTGAAGGACAGTGTGATCGACCGTGTCATCGCAGAGCCGCTTGCCGCGGAAGGCGGGGTCGCGACGGTACCCGCCTCCATGGGCTGGTCCGATATCGGTGGCTACCTGGCATTGTCGGAGCATCTCGATGATCCGTCCGGCGGAATCTCCGCCGGAGGAACCGCCCAGTCCATCGTCCTCAGCGACGCGCCGGACTCGGTCGTCTACGTCCACGACAGGCCGATCGTCATCCACGGTATCCCCGGAGCCGTCGTGGTCGATACTGGAGATGTGATTCTTCTAACAAGAAAGGAGGCTTCATCTGGTCTCGGGGGCGTCGTATCGGCTCTGCCGGGAGATATTCAGCATCTTCGGTAG
- a CDS encoding malate dehydrogenase, whose translation MAKSPVTVTVTGAAGNIGYALLFRIASGALLGPDVPVRLNLLEIPQAVKAAEGTAMELNDSAFPLLESVNIYDDVNQAFEGTNVGLLVGARPRTKGMERADLLAANGGIFGPQGKAINDHAADDVKVLVVGNPANTNAYIAAASAPDVPADRFNAMMRLDHNRAMSQLKEKTGTPISEIEKVVVWGNHSADQYPDVSYATLSGKPAIDQLDAEWLSSYFVPTVAKRGAAIIEARGASSAASAASAAIDHVYDWVNGTAEGSWTTAGVASHGEYGVPEGLIFGFPTISVGGEWQIVSDLEISESTRAGIDHNIKAAQEEIDAVKELGIL comes from the coding sequence ATGGCTAAGTCTCCAGTTACCGTTACCGTGACCGGCGCCGCCGGCAATATTGGCTATGCGCTGCTTTTCCGCATCGCTTCCGGTGCCCTGCTCGGACCGGACGTCCCGGTGCGACTCAACCTGTTGGAGATCCCCCAGGCTGTCAAGGCCGCTGAGGGAACGGCGATGGAGCTCAACGACTCCGCATTCCCGCTTCTGGAATCCGTCAACATCTACGATGACGTCAACCAGGCCTTCGAAGGCACGAATGTCGGCCTCCTCGTCGGCGCCCGCCCCCGCACGAAGGGCATGGAACGCGCTGATCTCCTCGCAGCAAACGGCGGGATCTTCGGCCCCCAGGGCAAGGCCATCAACGACCATGCCGCTGACGATGTCAAGGTCCTCGTTGTCGGCAACCCCGCCAACACGAACGCCTATATCGCTGCCGCATCGGCCCCCGACGTTCCGGCCGACCGCTTCAACGCGATGATGAGGCTCGACCACAACCGTGCCATGAGCCAGCTCAAGGAAAAGACGGGCACCCCGATCTCCGAGATCGAGAAGGTCGTCGTGTGGGGCAACCACTCCGCAGACCAGTACCCGGACGTCTCCTACGCAACCCTCTCAGGCAAGCCCGCCATCGACCAGCTCGACGCCGAGTGGCTCTCGTCCTACTTCGTTCCGACCGTTGCCAAGCGCGGCGCCGCGATCATCGAGGCACGTGGAGCATCGTCCGCCGCCTCGGCAGCATCCGCTGCCATCGACCACGTCTACGACTGGGTCAATGGAACCGCTGAGGGCTCATGGACCACGGCCGGCGTCGCCTCACACGGCGAGTACGGCGTTCCCGAGGGCCTCATCTTCGGCTTCCCGACGATCTCCGTCGGAGGCGAATGGCAGATCGTGTCCGATCTTGAGATCTCGGAATCGACCCGGGCCGGCATCGACCACAACATCAAGGCCGCTCAGGAAGAGATCGACGCAGTCAAGGAACTCGGCATCCTCTAA
- the glyA gene encoding serine hydroxymethyltransferase, protein MDLLNSSIAEVDPEIAAVLENELGRQRDTLEMIASENFVPRAVLEAQGSVLTNKYAEGYPGRRYYGGCEHVDVAENLAIERAKAVFDCDYVNVQPHSGAQANAAIYHALVSPGDTVMGLELAHGGHLTHGMKINFSGKNYRIVSYGVDKETGVIDMAEVRAVALEEKPKMIVAGWSAYPRHLDFQAFRDIADEVGAYLWVDMAHFAGLVAAGLHPSPLPYADVVTTTIHKTIGGPRSGMILAKTDELAKKLNSAVFPGQQGGPLMHVIAAKAVAMKIAQSEEFKERQERTLEGARILADRLLEKDVADAGISLVSGGTDVHLVLVDLRDCPLDGQAAEDLLHSVGITVNRNAVPFDPRPPRVTSGLRIGTPALATRGFGRNEFEEVADIIAETLVAGHSADIAALSARVGALTDRFPLYEGLN, encoded by the coding sequence ATGGATCTGCTCAACAGTTCGATCGCAGAGGTCGACCCGGAAATCGCTGCCGTACTCGAGAACGAACTCGGCCGTCAGCGCGACACGCTCGAAATGATCGCGTCCGAGAACTTCGTTCCGCGCGCCGTCCTCGAAGCGCAGGGTTCGGTCCTCACCAACAAGTACGCGGAAGGTTATCCCGGCCGACGGTACTACGGCGGTTGCGAACACGTTGACGTGGCCGAGAACCTTGCCATCGAACGCGCCAAGGCCGTCTTCGACTGCGACTACGTCAACGTCCAGCCGCACTCGGGGGCCCAGGCGAACGCCGCCATCTACCACGCACTCGTCTCACCCGGCGACACGGTCATGGGACTCGAACTCGCCCACGGCGGACACCTCACGCACGGCATGAAGATCAACTTCTCCGGCAAGAACTATCGCATCGTCTCCTACGGGGTGGACAAGGAGACCGGCGTCATCGACATGGCGGAGGTGCGGGCTGTCGCACTCGAGGAGAAGCCGAAGATGATCGTCGCCGGCTGGTCCGCCTACCCCCGTCATCTCGACTTCCAGGCTTTCCGCGACATCGCTGACGAAGTGGGCGCCTACCTGTGGGTCGACATGGCGCACTTCGCAGGCCTCGTCGCCGCGGGCCTCCATCCCAGCCCGCTCCCGTACGCGGACGTCGTGACGACCACGATCCACAAGACGATCGGCGGCCCACGATCCGGCATGATCCTGGCCAAGACCGACGAGCTCGCGAAGAAGCTGAACTCGGCCGTGTTCCCGGGACAGCAGGGCGGCCCCCTCATGCACGTCATCGCGGCCAAGGCCGTCGCGATGAAGATCGCGCAGTCGGAAGAGTTCAAGGAGCGCCAGGAGCGCACGCTCGAAGGCGCCCGCATCCTCGCGGACCGTCTCCTCGAGAAAGATGTCGCCGATGCTGGCATCAGCCTCGTCTCGGGCGGAACCGATGTTCACCTCGTCCTCGTCGACCTGCGTGACTGCCCGCTCGACGGACAGGCCGCTGAAGACCTCCTCCACTCCGTCGGCATCACGGTCAACCGCAACGCCGTGCCGTTCGATCCGCGCCCGCCGCGCGTGACATCCGGCCTCCGCATCGGTACACCCGCGCTTGCCACGCGCGGTTTCGGCCGGAACGAGTTCGAAGAGGTCGCCGACATCATCGCGGAGACGCTCGTTGCAGGGCACTCCGCCGACATTGCTGCTCTCTCTGCTCGCGTTGGCGCTCTCACAGACCGCTTCCCGCTCTACGAGGGGCTCAACTGA
- a CDS encoding ABC transporter ATP-binding protein, whose product MKLELVGITKKFGSLIANDHIDLEVEPGQIHALLGENGAGKSTLMNVLYGLYDPDEGEIRLDGKPVTFNGPGDAVAAGIGMVHQHFMLVPVFTVAESVALGYEPTHPALGMINMKEANRIVEDVSKRFGFDLDPKAKIDDLPVGAQQRVEIVKALSRKAEVLILDEPTAVLTPAETDELMAIMKELAAAGTSIVFITHKLREVRAVADKITVIRRGKVVGEATPDSSEEELATLMVGRSVMLKVDKEEPKPAPVVVSIQDLSYVNEDRVTVLDHVNLDVQAGEILGIAGVQGNGQTELTELLLGLKHPTLGDIKLDGESIVKHSVRDRVDQGLGFVPEDRMRDGMVQPFSVAENLVLNQYRSEKFSRGPSLKLRAIQENAEKLRDEFDIRLTDVTNPITTLSGGNQQKVIVAREMSRKLKMLVASQPTRGVDVGSIEFIHNRIVQERDTGTAVILVSSELDEIQSLSDRIAVMYRGRIVGIVPAHTPNSVLGLMMAGVPMEEAMQKEDR is encoded by the coding sequence GTGAAGCTTGAGCTTGTCGGGATAACAAAGAAGTTCGGATCCCTGATCGCCAATGATCACATCGACCTCGAGGTCGAACCGGGCCAGATCCATGCTCTTCTCGGAGAGAATGGCGCTGGCAAATCAACACTTATGAATGTCTTGTATGGGCTGTACGACCCAGACGAGGGTGAAATTCGACTTGATGGCAAGCCCGTGACGTTTAACGGTCCGGGCGATGCTGTGGCCGCCGGCATCGGCATGGTCCACCAGCATTTCATGCTCGTGCCAGTCTTCACCGTCGCCGAATCCGTCGCACTCGGCTATGAGCCGACTCATCCCGCGCTGGGGATGATCAATATGAAGGAAGCGAACAGGATCGTCGAAGACGTCTCCAAGCGCTTCGGTTTCGATCTTGATCCGAAAGCGAAGATCGATGATCTGCCAGTCGGCGCGCAGCAGCGCGTCGAGATCGTCAAAGCACTGTCGCGCAAGGCCGAGGTCCTCATCCTCGACGAGCCCACCGCCGTGCTCACGCCCGCCGAGACAGATGAGCTGATGGCGATCATGAAGGAACTCGCGGCCGCGGGAACCTCGATCGTCTTCATCACCCACAAGCTTCGCGAAGTCCGCGCCGTTGCGGACAAGATCACTGTCATCCGGCGCGGCAAGGTCGTCGGCGAGGCCACCCCGGATTCATCCGAGGAGGAGCTCGCCACGCTCATGGTGGGCCGCTCTGTCATGCTCAAGGTCGACAAGGAAGAGCCGAAGCCAGCACCTGTCGTCGTCTCGATCCAGGATCTCTCCTACGTGAACGAGGACCGCGTCACGGTCCTCGACCATGTCAACCTCGACGTGCAGGCCGGGGAGATCCTCGGAATCGCCGGAGTCCAGGGCAACGGTCAAACAGAACTCACTGAGCTCCTGCTCGGCCTCAAGCACCCCACCCTGGGCGATATCAAGCTCGATGGGGAGTCGATCGTCAAGCACTCGGTTCGAGATCGCGTCGATCAGGGTCTTGGCTTCGTCCCCGAGGATCGCATGCGCGACGGGATGGTGCAGCCGTTCTCGGTCGCCGAGAACCTCGTCCTCAACCAGTACAGGTCGGAGAAGTTCTCCCGAGGTCCGTCGCTCAAGCTGCGCGCGATCCAGGAGAACGCGGAGAAGCTGCGCGATGAGTTCGATATTCGACTCACCGATGTCACGAACCCGATCACGACACTGTCGGGCGGCAACCAGCAGAAGGTGATCGTGGCCCGGGAGATGTCCCGGAAGCTGAAAATGCTGGTCGCCAGCCAGCCGACGCGCGGCGTCGACGTCGGCTCGATCGAGTTCATTCACAACCGCATCGTCCAGGAGCGGGACACCGGCACTGCCGTCATCCTCGTCTCCTCCGAACTGGATGAGATCCAGTCACTGTCCGACCGCATCGCGGTCATGTATCGAGGCCGCATCGTCGGCATCGTTCCCGCACACACACCCAACTCAGTTCTCGGACTGATGATGGCTGGAGTACCCATGGAGGAAGCCATGCAGAAGGAGGACCGATGA
- a CDS encoding exodeoxyribonuclease III: MRVTTVNVNGIRAAVRKGMQEWVTENNPDVLLLQEVRAPEDLVADLLPGEWNVIQQSSRLKGRAGVAIAVRPHIDVTAARLGLDGDTDVDSGRWVEADITVDGTALTVISAYLHSGVATDAEKMAAKYRHLDMVTSRLADIEGEFLMAGDFNIVRSPADIKNFKPNHNKTSGVLDREIAYLTQWFSTYVDVHRALVGDIQGPYTWWSQRGKAFDNDAGWRIDYQMASRALAATAVSASVGRAADYASRWSDHAPLTIDYDLS, translated from the coding sequence GTGAGGGTAACGACTGTCAACGTCAACGGTATTCGCGCCGCCGTCCGCAAGGGCATGCAGGAATGGGTGACGGAGAACAATCCTGATGTTCTGCTGCTTCAGGAAGTGCGGGCGCCAGAGGACCTGGTCGCCGACCTCCTGCCAGGGGAGTGGAATGTCATCCAACAGTCCTCGCGCCTCAAGGGGCGCGCGGGCGTTGCCATCGCCGTGCGTCCCCATATCGACGTCACGGCCGCCCGGCTCGGACTCGACGGGGATACGGATGTCGACTCGGGACGGTGGGTGGAAGCAGACATCACTGTCGACGGCACGGCACTCACCGTCATCTCCGCCTACCTTCATTCGGGCGTCGCAACCGACGCGGAGAAGATGGCGGCGAAATACCGTCACCTCGACATGGTGACATCCCGCCTGGCCGACATCGAGGGCGAGTTTTTGATGGCGGGGGACTTCAACATTGTTCGAAGCCCCGCCGATATCAAGAACTTCAAACCGAACCACAACAAGACCTCTGGTGTTCTCGACCGCGAGATCGCCTACCTGACGCAGTGGTTCTCCACCTACGTGGACGTTCACCGTGCACTCGTGGGCGACATCCAGGGTCCCTACACCTGGTGGTCGCAGCGCGGCAAGGCATTCGACAACGATGCCGGGTGGCGGATCGACTACCAGATGGCGAGTCGTGCCCTCGCGGCGACAGCTGTGTCGGCAAGCGTCGGCCGTGCCGCCGACTATGCATCGCGATGGTCGGACCACGCCCCGCTCACCATCGACTACGACCTGTCCTAG
- a CDS encoding bifunctional methylenetetrahydrofolate dehydrogenase/methenyltetrahydrofolate cyclohydrolase, translated as MTARVLDGKATAATIKAELAHRVSELAARGIIPGLGTVLVGDDPGSQKYVAGKHRDCEEVGIVSIREDLPGDASEEEILAAIRRLNDDDACTGYIVQLPLPRGVDTNAILEAVDPGKDADGLHPTNLGRLALRVSEPITSPLPCTPTAVLELLSRHGLDLNGKDVAVIGRGTTVGRSIGLLMTRRDINATVTLMHTGTVGMAEKVAAADVVVAAAGSPGLVQASWVKPGAIVLDVGVSRVVDSTGKGRIVGDVAPEVAEVASWLSPNPGGVGPMTRAMLLENVVTMAERTL; from the coding sequence GTGACCGCACGAGTACTTGACGGCAAGGCTACGGCCGCCACGATCAAGGCCGAACTGGCGCACCGAGTGTCGGAACTGGCGGCGCGCGGCATCATCCCCGGTCTCGGAACCGTTCTCGTCGGAGACGATCCGGGTTCCCAGAAGTATGTGGCCGGTAAACACCGGGACTGCGAAGAGGTCGGCATCGTCTCCATCAGGGAAGACCTGCCGGGGGATGCGAGCGAGGAGGAGATTCTTGCCGCGATTCGGCGCCTGAACGACGACGATGCGTGCACGGGTTATATCGTTCAGCTGCCGCTTCCCCGCGGTGTCGACACGAACGCGATCCTCGAGGCCGTCGATCCGGGCAAGGATGCGGATGGTCTTCATCCCACCAACCTGGGCAGGCTCGCCCTGCGCGTCAGCGAACCCATCACATCCCCGCTGCCATGCACACCGACGGCGGTGCTCGAGCTGCTGTCGCGGCACGGCCTCGATCTCAACGGCAAAGATGTTGCCGTGATCGGCAGGGGCACCACCGTCGGGCGATCGATCGGCTTGCTCATGACACGGCGCGACATCAACGCGACCGTCACCCTCATGCACACCGGAACGGTGGGCATGGCGGAGAAGGTGGCTGCAGCCGATGTTGTCGTCGCGGCGGCAGGATCCCCGGGCCTTGTCCAGGCTTCGTGGGTCAAACCGGGAGCGATCGTCCTCGACGTGGGCGTGTCTCGCGTCGTCGACAGCACGGGCAAGGGCCGGATCGTCGGCGATGTGGCACCCGAGGTAGCCGAGGTTGCCTCCTGGCTGTCGCCCAACCCGGGCGGGGTCGGCCCCATGACGAGAGCGATGCTCCTCGAGAATGTTGTCACGATGGCGGAGAGGACGCTGTGA
- a CDS encoding BMP family lipoprotein has translation MKKSTSFMALLGATALVLSACADDADNEATEDVTTPEATESEEPTEEDTTDEGDDSEEPAGRDYASIDASDYTACLVSDAGGWDDKSFNESAFNGLQEAVELMGVNAQTAESSSDGDFGPNVNAMVAEGCDLVIGVGFLLEEATGSAALENPDVSFALVDSGFTTESDNARPLLFNTAEAAFLAGYVAGGMTETGVVATFGGLPIPSVQIFMDGFYDGVMAYNEANGADVEVLGWDKDAQTGSFSNSFDDQAQGQQLANGFINQGADIIMPVAGPVGLGAAAAAQSAGDVWIIGVDSDWYESASEFSSIILTSVLKDIDVSVLDTIADVATGEFSSEPYIGTLENGGVDIAPFHDFEADVPAELVAEVDALREQIISGELVIETPNAP, from the coding sequence GTGAAGAAATCCACGTCATTCATGGCACTGTTGGGTGCCACTGCTCTCGTTCTCTCCGCCTGTGCGGACGACGCCGACAATGAGGCCACCGAGGACGTCACGACGCCAGAGGCGACCGAGTCTGAAGAGCCCACCGAGGAAGACACCACCGATGAGGGTGACGATTCCGAGGAGCCTGCTGGCCGCGACTACGCCTCGATCGATGCTTCTGACTACACCGCCTGCCTCGTCTCCGACGCCGGCGGCTGGGACGACAAGTCCTTCAACGAATCCGCATTCAACGGCCTCCAGGAGGCAGTTGAACTCATGGGTGTCAACGCCCAGACCGCAGAGTCCTCCTCGGATGGCGACTTCGGCCCGAACGTCAACGCCATGGTTGCCGAGGGCTGTGACCTCGTCATCGGTGTTGGCTTCCTCCTCGAAGAAGCAACCGGTAGTGCGGCTCTCGAGAACCCCGACGTGTCGTTCGCTCTCGTCGACTCGGGATTCACCACCGAGTCCGACAACGCTCGTCCCCTGCTCTTCAACACCGCTGAGGCAGCGTTCCTCGCCGGCTACGTTGCCGGTGGCATGACCGAGACCGGCGTCGTCGCCACCTTCGGCGGCCTCCCGATTCCGTCCGTCCAGATCTTCATGGACGGCTTCTACGACGGCGTCATGGCCTACAACGAGGCCAACGGTGCCGATGTTGAGGTCCTCGGCTGGGACAAGGATGCCCAGACCGGCTCCTTCTCCAACTCCTTCGACGATCAGGCCCAGGGCCAGCAGCTCGCCAACGGCTTCATCAACCAGGGTGCAGACATCATCATGCCGGTAGCCGGCCCGGTCGGCCTCGGTGCCGCCGCCGCCGCTCAGAGCGCAGGCGACGTCTGGATCATCGGTGTTGACTCCGACTGGTACGAGTCCGCTTCTGAGTTCTCGTCCATCATCCTCACCTCCGTCCTCAAGGACATCGACGTTTCCGTGCTCGACACGATCGCCGATGTTGCGACCGGTGAGTTCTCCAGCGAGCCCTACATCGGCACGCTCGAAAACGGCGGCGTCGACATCGCTCCGTTCCACGACTTCGAGGCCGATGTTCCTGCGGAACTCGTTGCCGAGGTTGACGCACTGCGCGAGCAGATCATTTCGGGTGAGCTCGTTATCGAGACCCCCAACGCTCCGTAA
- the purU gene encoding formyltetrahydrofolate deformylase, giving the protein MPSIVLSLSCPDRPGIVHGMTGLLVAHGGNITESQQYGDPDTGRFFLRIEADIPGDIGALQGPVDELARQFDGHIDLTEANRPIKTVIMGSTTSHCLTDLLYLQRMGRLPIEVTRVVSNHDRLRPIADFYGAPYTHIPFSKDRRAEAEAELMGIVEDTGAELIVLARYMQVLSPELCHRMAGSIINIHHSFLPSFKGARPYQQAHDRGVKIIGATAHYVSEDLDEGPIIEQDVERVSHALSAADLQAIGENVERRVLARAVKWHAEGRVLRNGERTVVFP; this is encoded by the coding sequence ATGCCTTCAATTGTGCTCTCACTCTCTTGCCCTGACCGTCCCGGCATCGTCCACGGAATGACCGGCCTTCTCGTTGCTCACGGGGGGAACATCACGGAGTCCCAGCAGTATGGGGATCCTGACACCGGACGGTTCTTCCTGCGCATCGAAGCCGATATTCCGGGAGACATCGGGGCCCTGCAGGGCCCTGTCGACGAGCTGGCGCGCCAGTTCGATGGCCACATCGATCTGACAGAGGCCAACCGTCCCATCAAGACCGTCATCATGGGGTCCACGACATCCCACTGCCTCACCGATCTGCTGTATCTGCAGCGGATGGGCCGCCTGCCGATCGAGGTGACCCGTGTCGTGTCGAACCATGACAGGCTGCGTCCGATCGCCGACTTCTACGGCGCCCCCTACACCCACATCCCCTTTTCGAAGGACCGGCGGGCGGAGGCAGAGGCGGAGCTCATGGGGATCGTCGAGGACACTGGTGCGGAGCTGATCGTCCTGGCTCGCTACATGCAGGTGCTCTCACCCGAGCTGTGCCATCGCATGGCGGGATCGATCATCAACATCCATCATTCGTTCCTGCCGTCCTTCAAGGGCGCACGCCCCTATCAGCAGGCTCATGACCGTGGAGTCAAGATCATCGGCGCCACCGCTCACTACGTGAGTGAGGATCTCGACGAGGGGCCGATCATCGAGCAGGACGTGGAGAGAGTCTCCCACGCGCTGTCAGCGGCCGATCTTCAGGCGATCGGCGAGAATGTCGAACGGCGTGTTCTCGCTCGGGCCGTCAAATGGCATGCGGAAGGCCGCGTGCTCCGCAACGGGGAGCGGACAGTCGTCTTCCCCTGA
- a CDS encoding YihY/virulence factor BrkB family protein produces MADEIFYDAPSTVPSTQAVTIQQEPLVHKVMNLRIVRAFQRYGSAKGAMLSGGIAYSGIFSIAAALTIAITAFMAFLGRNETLRKTVFDGVNEAMPGILKTADDPSGLIRPESLILDTALNPASIIAAGLLLWTALSVMNALKMSLRAMFGIVRLPETFIVLKARDLVAFLGLAIGVLVSSVLTSAAGALGDMVLEFLGVDGAIGQWFLRITSLAVAFLVDFVVIALLFRYTAGARPPRRDLILGASLGALGTSVVRFLGTSVIGSVSDNPVLAPFVAVATLLLWVNFVSRIVLIAAAFTANPPAPPKITVPEAIHAHSTPNYVTLSVPETTSWAYEPFTGVIVPDLTNDPEFSSRQKHDLPEWDTAEGRARLERIKEMELELDREKMRYRIDQEEDAS; encoded by the coding sequence GTGGCAGATGAGATATTTTACGACGCTCCGAGCACCGTCCCCTCAACCCAGGCCGTGACGATTCAGCAGGAGCCTTTGGTTCACAAGGTCATGAACCTGCGGATCGTGCGCGCGTTCCAGCGCTACGGCTCAGCTAAAGGCGCCATGCTGTCCGGCGGTATCGCCTACTCGGGAATCTTCTCGATCGCGGCCGCCCTCACGATAGCGATCACGGCATTCATGGCCTTCCTCGGCCGAAACGAGACCCTGAGAAAGACGGTATTCGACGGCGTCAACGAGGCCATGCCCGGCATCCTCAAGACGGCCGACGACCCGAGCGGCCTTATCAGGCCCGAATCGTTGATCCTCGACACGGCCCTCAACCCTGCTTCTATCATCGCCGCCGGTCTGCTGCTGTGGACGGCGCTGTCGGTCATGAATGCGCTCAAGATGTCGCTCCGTGCCATGTTCGGCATCGTCCGGCTTCCCGAAACGTTCATCGTTCTCAAGGCGCGCGATCTTGTCGCATTCCTCGGCTTGGCGATCGGCGTCCTGGTCAGCTCCGTCCTCACGTCCGCGGCGGGCGCACTCGGCGACATGGTGCTCGAGTTCCTCGGCGTCGACGGTGCGATCGGGCAATGGTTCCTGAGGATCACGTCTCTCGCGGTCGCCTTCCTTGTCGACTTCGTCGTCATCGCCCTCCTGTTCCGGTACACGGCGGGCGCCCGACCCCCGCGCAGGGATCTCATCCTCGGTGCTTCACTCGGTGCGCTCGGAACATCGGTCGTTCGGTTCCTCGGCACATCCGTCATCGGATCGGTCTCCGATAATCCTGTCCTGGCGCCTTTTGTTGCGGTCGCAACGCTCCTCCTGTGGGTCAACTTCGTCTCCCGCATCGTCCTCATCGCAGCCGCATTCACGGCGAACCCGCCCGCGCCCCCGAAGATCACCGTTCCTGAGGCGATTCACGCGCACAGCACCCCGAACTATGTGACGCTCTCTGTACCGGAGACGACGTCGTGGGCATACGAACCATTCACGGGCGTGATCGTCCCCGACCTCACGAACGATCCCGAGTTCTCCTCCAGGCAGAAGCATGACCTGCCGGAGTGGGACACTGCGGAGGGCCGGGCACGGCTGGAAAGGATCAAGGAAATGGAACTCGAGCTCGATCGAGAAAAGATGAGATACCGGATTGATCAGGAAGAGGATGCGTCATGA